One region of Gimesia sp. genomic DNA includes:
- a CDS encoding recombinase family protein: protein MVRRKIAYSYIRFSRPEQLKGDSLRRQKELSDRWCERNGYFLDDSLKLTDRGVSAFRGDNASRGKLKAFMDAVEDGRVKKGSVLIVESLDRLSRQAVGTALAQFMDILSKGISIVTLEPEERFDTSSMNDTVKLIVVIVIISRAYEESALKSKRLSEAWSEKREKLAEGIKISGRVPGWIEKQGNNFVFNEHAKTIKKIVKLYLSGHGTSSIARNLNAEKVPTIGRGKQQAKYWRQSSIVKILKSRSLIGEYQPHLGKSNEDQSKRQPIGDPITDYYPPVIKEIDFYKVKKIIEDKRTSVKGRTGINGTISNLFRGIIFDVKTESSMIIVNKGVKSGGKQLVSSRAKSDKSSEYISFSYSAFEEAILKVVAKISAADLLPEGGENQYEELEEAELKLAKIDEKILKLQTQIENAENADEIDILFPVAKRLTKQKQGAEKLIDELKQKLHSSSPTSEDCHNLVELIQNGGEPLDDNRRRFRNVFLNIVKRADVLVLKAGHYRQAFIRLTFENGKKRMILCNTHRSRYISSGGYDGDYPIHKKNTQKYLQSRLIELKARSVEQTVKNLETQLFKAAVGKTGVIAFGNDSISHTDFDD from the coding sequence ATGGTACGAAGGAAAATCGCATACTCTTACATTCGATTCTCACGCCCGGAACAGTTAAAGGGCGACAGCCTTAGACGGCAGAAAGAACTGTCAGATCGGTGGTGCGAGCGTAACGGATATTTTCTCGATGACAGTCTCAAATTAACTGATCGAGGTGTTTCTGCCTTCCGGGGCGACAATGCTTCACGAGGAAAATTAAAAGCTTTTATGGATGCTGTTGAAGATGGCAGAGTCAAAAAAGGCTCTGTTTTGATTGTCGAATCTTTGGACAGATTATCCAGACAGGCCGTTGGAACTGCTTTAGCCCAATTTATGGATATTCTGTCCAAAGGAATATCTATTGTTACCCTTGAGCCGGAAGAGAGATTTGATACTTCGAGCATGAACGACACAGTAAAACTGATTGTCGTTATTGTCATTATCTCACGTGCTTACGAGGAGTCTGCATTAAAATCGAAACGTTTAAGCGAAGCATGGAGCGAGAAAAGAGAGAAGCTTGCAGAGGGAATCAAAATCTCTGGCCGTGTTCCGGGATGGATTGAAAAACAGGGGAACAATTTCGTTTTCAATGAACACGCCAAAACCATTAAGAAGATTGTTAAGCTGTATCTTTCAGGGCACGGCACAAGCAGTATTGCTCGTAACCTAAATGCTGAGAAGGTGCCGACGATTGGGAGAGGTAAACAGCAAGCAAAATATTGGAGACAATCAAGCATAGTAAAAATTTTAAAGTCAAGATCTTTAATCGGGGAGTATCAGCCTCATTTGGGGAAATCAAATGAGGATCAAAGCAAACGTCAACCGATTGGTGATCCTATTACTGATTATTACCCACCTGTCATAAAAGAAATAGATTTCTACAAAGTTAAGAAGATAATCGAAGACAAGCGGACATCGGTCAAAGGCAGAACGGGCATAAATGGAACTATTTCAAATCTATTTCGTGGCATAATCTTTGACGTCAAAACAGAATCATCAATGATTATCGTAAACAAAGGCGTAAAGTCGGGAGGTAAACAACTCGTCTCTAGTCGTGCGAAATCAGATAAGAGCAGTGAATATATTTCATTTTCTTATTCAGCTTTCGAAGAGGCGATATTGAAAGTGGTGGCAAAAATATCCGCTGCTGATCTTCTGCCGGAGGGGGGAGAGAATCAGTACGAGGAATTAGAAGAGGCTGAATTGAAACTGGCAAAAATCGATGAGAAAATCTTGAAGCTCCAGACCCAAATTGAGAATGCAGAAAATGCTGATGAAATAGACATATTATTTCCGGTTGCAAAGAGACTGACAAAACAAAAACAAGGTGCAGAAAAGCTGATTGATGAACTAAAGCAGAAATTGCACAGTTCATCACCTACTAGTGAAGACTGTCATAATTTGGTTGAACTAATACAAAATGGTGGTGAGCCGTTAGATGATAATAGAAGACGTTTTAGGAACGTTTTTTTGAATATTGTGAAACGTGCTGATGTGCTGGTCTTAAAGGCCGGGCATTATCGACAGGCATTTATTCGATTGACCTTTGAGAATGGTAAAAAGCGAATGATACTCTGCAACACTCACAGATCTAGGTACATCTCATCTGGGGGTTATGATGGAGATTACCCCATTCATAAAAAAAACACTCAAAAGTATCTGCAATCCCGACTGATTGAGCTAAAAGCAAGGTCTGTTGAACAAACAGTGAAAAATCTTGAAACTCAATTGTTTAAAGCAGCAGTTGGAAAAACCGGTGTTATCGCCTTCGGTAATGACTCGATTAGCCACACAGATTTCGATGATTAA
- a CDS encoding RNA polymerase sigma factor — MPIDEADQLLVSQIRQGDSDAWAELIARFEGRLLAFVDSRLRNRASSEDVVQETFMGFLISIPNYDANTPLESFLFAIASHKLTDLLRKQGRRPTIPLFPHENGERESYREPAGRTRVASSLARSKERKSKEEQVICESLSDLIQGWIKNGEFERLECMEQLFVSGRANKEVAATLQITEQAVANHKHFVVGKLKDAIKTAQILDADLQGLGLN, encoded by the coding sequence ATGCCGATTGACGAAGCCGATCAACTCCTTGTGTCACAAATCAGGCAAGGCGACTCCGACGCCTGGGCCGAGCTGATCGCCCGTTTTGAAGGTCGACTGCTGGCATTCGTCGACAGCCGCCTGCGGAATCGTGCCAGCAGCGAAGATGTCGTCCAGGAAACCTTCATGGGCTTTCTGATCAGCATTCCCAACTACGATGCGAATACGCCGCTGGAATCGTTTCTGTTCGCCATCGCCTCGCATAAGCTGACAGACCTGCTGCGTAAACAGGGACGACGCCCGACGATCCCCCTGTTCCCCCACGAAAATGGTGAGCGGGAAAGCTACCGGGAACCGGCAGGACGGACCCGTGTGGCTTCCAGTCTGGCACGGAGCAAGGAGCGTAAAAGCAAAGAGGAGCAGGTCATCTGCGAAAGCCTGTCAGATCTGATTCAGGGCTGGATCAAGAACGGCGAATTCGAGCGACTGGAGTGCATGGAGCAGTTGTTCGTCTCGGGCAGAGCGAATAAAGAAGTCGCTGCCACGCTGCAGATTACTGAGCAGGCGGTTGCCAATCATAAGCATTTTGTGGTCGGCAAGTTGAAGGATGCCATCAAAACCGCCCAGATTCTCGATGCCGATTTGCAGGGACTGGGGCTGAATTGA
- a CDS encoding serine/threonine-protein kinase: MKFTFAPESKPLEGFTIKRAIDRGGFGEVYYALTDSGKEVALKLLQQNMDVELRGVTQCLNLKHPNLVTIFDVKTDRDGDHWVVMEYVSGQGLDKALQQYPDGMPMEQVRYWLSGISEGLSYLHSRGLVHRDLKPSNVFRDGEIIKVGDVGLSKFITHSRRSANTQSVGTVHYMAPEVARGRYGKEVDVYAAGVLVYEMVTGVVPFDGESTAEILMKHLSEKPDLSRLPAHLRAVVGRALEKDPQQRISDIKQFKREFERALFQRDTVTEIPNDSFEYEAVKGQPSRGTDSNITQSDKHWAYSLLLLPAILLIVMLAFGLLMAVVGVFAGAPLFASGILICAFCGGLLLTAGSSRMLFSGLFSAIVKGPPPISDLWDKQPAQQNQAEAQAYREQVLQETQIIREREQQKADAERRRVREQHRRKPRFSRNLTPLTPRSVSRRARTYDICNSIVKAVVCTLVIAAGVVCFTDGRIANGFWSGTDLAPFGLLTFGTLIAAWGALLVAKLTEGKSFDQSTRRIIWLGAGVVVGSLIYLLQTELLLTDLPSSRGMYLGLKPLFNVIGPYSLVLPNGQPTLISYIVFFGLLFCFRRWWWHADAFRPRKFRVRSVLLTVFVAYVITAIWAFPVVMGLTWAAIISSVVQLSAAWIHPDQRTIEMQEVQA, translated from the coding sequence ATGAAATTCACCTTCGCACCAGAATCAAAGCCTCTTGAAGGATTTACGATCAAACGCGCCATCGATCGGGGCGGATTTGGTGAGGTGTACTACGCCCTGACCGATTCCGGTAAAGAGGTCGCCTTAAAACTGCTGCAGCAGAACATGGACGTCGAACTGCGGGGAGTCACACAGTGCCTGAATCTCAAACATCCCAACCTGGTCACCATCTTTGATGTCAAAACGGACCGGGACGGCGATCACTGGGTGGTGATGGAATACGTCTCGGGCCAGGGACTGGACAAGGCACTGCAGCAGTATCCCGACGGGATGCCGATGGAACAGGTCCGGTACTGGCTCTCCGGAATTTCTGAAGGTCTGTCGTATCTGCACAGCCGCGGTCTCGTACACCGTGATTTGAAACCGTCTAACGTTTTTCGGGATGGTGAGATCATCAAAGTCGGCGACGTGGGTCTGTCCAAGTTTATTACCCACAGTCGCCGCAGCGCAAATACGCAGAGCGTGGGCACAGTCCACTACATGGCGCCTGAAGTCGCACGCGGGCGTTACGGGAAGGAAGTCGATGTCTACGCGGCAGGTGTCCTGGTTTACGAGATGGTTACCGGCGTCGTTCCCTTCGACGGGGAATCGACGGCAGAGATTCTGATGAAACATCTCTCTGAGAAGCCGGATCTCAGTCGTCTGCCGGCTCACCTGAGAGCCGTTGTGGGACGGGCTCTGGAAAAAGATCCGCAGCAGCGAATCTCTGACATCAAACAATTCAAACGCGAATTCGAGCGGGCTCTGTTCCAACGCGACACTGTTACGGAAATTCCCAATGACTCTTTCGAATACGAAGCAGTCAAAGGGCAGCCTTCCAGAGGCACGGATTCTAACATAACGCAATCAGACAAACACTGGGCATACAGCCTGCTGTTACTGCCGGCCATTCTACTGATCGTGATGCTCGCTTTTGGACTGCTCATGGCCGTGGTGGGGGTTTTCGCCGGTGCGCCGCTCTTCGCGTCGGGAATTTTGATCTGTGCTTTTTGTGGCGGACTTCTGCTCACCGCGGGTTCAAGTCGAATGCTCTTTTCCGGACTGTTTAGCGCCATCGTGAAAGGGCCTCCTCCGATCAGCGATCTCTGGGATAAACAGCCCGCACAGCAGAACCAGGCCGAAGCCCAGGCTTATCGCGAACAGGTTCTGCAGGAGACACAGATCATCCGCGAGCGGGAACAGCAGAAGGCAGATGCAGAACGCCGTCGGGTCCGCGAACAGCACCGTCGTAAACCGCGTTTTTCCAGAAACCTGACGCCGCTGACGCCCCGTTCGGTGTCCCGGCGCGCTCGAACATATGATATCTGCAATTCCATCGTCAAAGCAGTCGTCTGCACACTGGTCATCGCGGCCGGCGTGGTCTGCTTCACCGATGGACGTATCGCCAACGGTTTCTGGAGCGGCACCGATCTGGCCCCCTTTGGACTGCTCACCTTCGGCACGTTGATCGCCGCCTGGGGTGCATTACTGGTAGCCAAACTCACGGAAGGCAAGTCGTTCGATCAGAGTACGCGTCGGATTATCTGGCTGGGTGCGGGCGTCGTCGTCGGCTCACTGATCTATCTGTTGCAGACCGAACTGTTACTGACCGACCTGCCGAGTTCTCGAGGAATGTATCTGGGATTAAAACCCCTGTTCAACGTGATTGGACCTTATTCCCTGGTGCTACCGAATGGACAACCTACGTTGATTTCCTACATCGTGTTCTTCGGGTTGCTGTTCTGTTTCCGTCGCTGGTGGTGGCACGCTGATGCCTTCCGCCCGCGAAAATTCAGAGTCCGCTCTGTCTTGCTGACGGTCTTCGTGGCATACGTCATCACAGCCATCTGGGCCTTCCCGGTTGTAATGGGGCTGACCTGGGCCGCGATTATTTCCAGTGTCGTTCAGTTGTCTGCTGCCTGGATCCATCCCGATCAGCGCACGATTGAAATGCAGGAGGTACAGGCATGA
- a CDS encoding PLD nuclease N-terminal domain-containing protein: MEIGMMFSIISLILFLFSLAFTILYFAFWIWMLIDCLKYEPSEGNDKIIWAVVIILLQALGALLYYIVRRPERIKQTGQ; the protein is encoded by the coding sequence ATGGAGATCGGCATGATGTTCTCAATCATAAGTCTCATCCTATTTTTATTCTCACTAGCCTTTACGATCCTTTATTTTGCGTTCTGGATCTGGATGCTGATTGACTGCCTGAAATACGAGCCCTCAGAGGGAAATGATAAAATTATCTGGGCCGTTGTGATTATTCTCCTGCAGGCACTGGGAGCCTTGCTGTACTACATTGTGCGTCGACCGGAACGAATTAAGCAGACGGGGCAGTAA
- a CDS encoding FHA domain-containing protein, whose amino-acid sequence MGFFSPTSRDDRQSAAPTDAGTNYLLWIDGVGTWLVYLQETLRIGGPGKPGSSSPLRSEWADLALLSNLSRHHATITRSGESYYLEAHAPVLCQERPVNDRVLLSDRATLKLNQDTILSFTQPTALSTSACLEFTSFHQPQQRLDGIVLMADNCLLGATGENHIVCKNWPGSVVIYRQGDQVFCRSRQEIYVNEEPASQGAVLTPGCLVSGPELRFRWEVIV is encoded by the coding sequence TTGGGCTTCTTTTCTCCCACATCCAGAGACGACCGGCAGTCTGCTGCCCCCACTGATGCGGGTACGAATTACCTGCTGTGGATTGACGGAGTCGGCACCTGGCTGGTTTATCTGCAGGAGACCCTGCGAATCGGGGGCCCGGGGAAACCAGGTTCCAGCAGCCCACTACGTTCTGAATGGGCTGATCTGGCCTTACTGTCGAACCTGTCGCGACACCACGCAACGATTACCCGTTCCGGAGAAAGTTACTATCTGGAAGCCCATGCCCCAGTGCTCTGCCAGGAACGCCCTGTCAATGATCGAGTCTTGCTGTCGGACCGGGCGACGCTTAAACTGAACCAGGACACCATCCTGTCATTTACCCAGCCAACCGCGCTCAGCACATCTGCCTGTCTGGAGTTCACCAGTTTCCATCAGCCTCAGCAACGGCTGGATGGAATCGTACTGATGGCCGACAACTGTCTGCTGGGCGCTACTGGAGAAAATCATATTGTCTGCAAGAACTGGCCGGGATCTGTCGTGATTTACCGCCAGGGAGACCAGGTATTCTGTCGTTCGCGACAGGAGATCTATGTGAATGAGGAGCCTGCCTCACAGGGAGCCGTTTTAACCCCGGGTTGCCTGGTGAGTGGTCCTGAACTTCGCTTTCGCTGGGAGGTTATTGTTTAA
- a CDS encoding membrane dipeptidase, protein MLIFDAHLDMAWNACEWNRDLELPVSEIRKFERQFENIIPGEATVSWHALRKGGVGMTISTLLPRLHRKDAALTHYQSREAAYGVAMGQLAYYRAMVEKGVLREIPDGKTLKSHVEEWEANEAAAREEGSTIPIGFILSMEGAPPILSPGQIEHWFDAGLRILGPAHYGPGPYCYGTGSTGGLKEEGPALLKEMDRVGMLLDVTHLADQSFWEALEIFQGPVLASHHNCRSLVDADRQLTDDQIKALIERGAVIGCAFDNWMIKPGWTIGVSDPKTTSVEDIANHTDHICQLAGNAKHCGMGTDLDGGFGKEQTPHDLDTIADLEMYASILEKRGYSEADIKGIMSQNFIDFFLKALPAG, encoded by the coding sequence ATGCTGATTTTTGACGCCCACCTTGACATGGCCTGGAACGCCTGCGAATGGAACCGTGACCTGGAACTGCCGGTCAGCGAAATTCGTAAATTTGAACGACAGTTCGAAAATATTATTCCCGGCGAAGCCACCGTTTCCTGGCATGCGCTGCGCAAAGGGGGCGTGGGAATGACCATCTCTACGCTGCTGCCCCGCCTGCACCGCAAGGATGCAGCACTGACACATTATCAGTCCCGCGAAGCAGCCTATGGGGTCGCCATGGGACAGCTGGCCTATTATCGGGCTATGGTGGAGAAGGGGGTTCTGCGGGAAATTCCGGACGGTAAGACCCTGAAGAGTCACGTCGAGGAGTGGGAAGCCAACGAGGCAGCCGCCCGCGAAGAAGGCAGCACGATTCCCATTGGATTCATTCTGAGCATGGAAGGGGCTCCGCCGATTCTCTCACCCGGTCAGATCGAGCACTGGTTCGATGCCGGCCTGCGGATTCTGGGCCCCGCACATTATGGCCCCGGTCCGTACTGCTACGGAACGGGCAGTACCGGTGGTCTCAAAGAGGAAGGTCCCGCACTGTTGAAAGAGATGGATCGGGTCGGCATGTTACTGGATGTAACCCACTTGGCCGATCAGTCCTTCTGGGAAGCTCTAGAGATTTTCCAGGGGCCTGTACTGGCCAGTCACCATAACTGCCGTTCCCTGGTGGATGCGGATCGTCAGCTGACCGATGACCAGATCAAAGCCCTGATCGAACGTGGAGCCGTCATTGGTTGTGCTTTCGATAACTGGATGATCAAACCAGGCTGGACGATCGGCGTTTCTGATCCCAAGACGACCTCCGTCGAAGATATCGCCAACCATACCGACCACATCTGTCAGCTGGCTGGTAATGCGAAGCATTGTGGAATGGGAACCGACCTCGACGGTGGTTTCGGCAAGGAACAGACGCCACACGATCTGGATACGATTGCGGACCTGGAAATGTACGCCAGTATCCTGGAGAAGCGGGGCTACAGCGAGGCTGACATCAAAGGCATCATGTCGCAGAACTTTATCGATTTCTTCCTGAAAGCACTGCCAGCCGGCTAA
- a CDS encoding DUF423 domain-containing protein, protein MSCCSLNWSTIGAALGGLAVILGAFAAHGIDGYFAEKYAGQVKTVTGVEVPAAQKYLNDFKTGAQYQMYHSLALLAVGFAGVTSRKQKLLNIAGWCFLLGIIFFSGSLYVLTLSGQTFWGAIAPIGGTLLIVGWFSLAAGVCACGGGSTIETDGPETPAST, encoded by the coding sequence ATGTCCTGCTGCTCTCTTAACTGGTCGACAATTGGCGCGGCGCTGGGTGGACTGGCCGTCATTCTGGGTGCCTTCGCTGCGCATGGAATCGATGGTTACTTTGCAGAAAAATATGCGGGCCAGGTGAAAACGGTCACCGGCGTCGAAGTGCCCGCTGCCCAGAAATACCTGAACGACTTCAAAACCGGCGCGCAGTACCAGATGTATCATTCACTGGCGCTGCTGGCCGTTGGTTTTGCGGGTGTGACTTCGCGAAAACAGAAGCTGCTCAACATTGCCGGCTGGTGTTTTCTGCTGGGAATCATTTTTTTCTCTGGCAGTCTTTACGTTTTAACCTTAAGCGGTCAAACTTTCTGGGGAGCGATCGCGCCCATCGGGGGTACTTTGTTGATTGTGGGCTGGTTTTCACTCGCGGCAGGCGTCTGTGCCTGTGGCGGTGGCTCAACAATTGAAACAGACGGCCCTGAGACTCCTGCCTCGACCTGA
- a CDS encoding DJ-1/PfpI family protein has translation MAAKSILFLAGDYVEDYEIMVPFQALTMVGYQVDVVCPDKKAGDIIRTSIHDFEGDQTYSEKRGHNFTLNATFSEVHPDDYTGLLIPGGRAPEYIRLNERVLEITRSFFEAGKPVAAVCHGLQLLAAAGVLKDRSCTAYPACGPEVNLAGGTYVETAIDGVHVDGNLVSSPAWPAHPQWLAAFLKVLGTKIEL, from the coding sequence ATGGCTGCAAAATCAATTCTGTTTTTAGCCGGCGATTATGTCGAGGACTACGAAATCATGGTGCCTTTCCAGGCGCTGACGATGGTCGGTTACCAGGTCGACGTTGTCTGTCCGGATAAAAAAGCGGGGGACATCATCCGGACTTCGATCCACGACTTCGAAGGGGATCAGACGTATTCCGAAAAACGGGGGCACAACTTCACCCTGAATGCGACTTTCTCAGAAGTCCATCCCGATGATTACACCGGTCTCTTGATTCCCGGCGGACGGGCTCCCGAATACATTCGCCTTAACGAGCGCGTACTTGAAATCACGCGCAGCTTCTTCGAAGCCGGCAAACCGGTGGCCGCTGTCTGTCACGGGCTGCAGCTGCTGGCTGCAGCAGGAGTACTCAAAGATCGCAGCTGTACTGCGTATCCTGCCTGCGGCCCCGAAGTGAATCTGGCGGGTGGAACTTATGTGGAAACAGCCATTGATGGCGTGCACGTGGATGGGAACCTGGTTTCATCGCCTGCCTGGCCTGCCCATCCGCAGTGGCTGGCTGCTTTCCTGAAGGTACTGGGAACAAAAATCGAACTCTGA
- a CDS encoding sulfite exporter TauE/SafE family protein — translation MSVGLFDFLLISLAGGAIGFLAGMFGVGGGFLLVPILNIVLGVPMELAVGSSACQILGPATTSLLARKIKIRDLAFPLVITGGLFLGVIAGTSILEKAKNSAKIQLNGQPIIVADLVVLVVYFLMLLTLAVISLRSARRPDSELKDAIFKNRFLIPPVATFPNLFEGTLSIPVIAWFGLALGLISGLLGISGGILLLPMLIFGLGIPTHRAITCSLVIVWIVAFQSTIAHALHGNVSIEIVIALLLGGTIGARLGSDLNSRLKGLQLRQQFGWLLLSVALMIGIRLIYMLVS, via the coding sequence ATGAGCGTGGGATTGTTTGATTTTTTGCTGATTTCGCTGGCCGGGGGCGCGATCGGCTTCCTGGCAGGCATGTTCGGTGTCGGGGGCGGTTTTCTGCTCGTCCCGATTCTGAATATCGTCCTGGGTGTCCCCATGGAACTGGCTGTCGGCTCCAGTGCCTGCCAGATTCTGGGACCGGCGACCACCTCTCTGCTTGCTCGGAAGATCAAAATCCGGGACCTTGCTTTTCCCCTGGTCATCACGGGAGGACTGTTCCTCGGCGTAATCGCCGGGACCAGCATTCTGGAAAAAGCAAAGAATTCCGCCAAGATCCAGCTGAACGGACAGCCGATCATCGTAGCGGACCTGGTGGTGCTGGTTGTCTATTTTCTGATGCTGCTGACACTGGCCGTCATTTCCCTGAGAAGCGCACGTCGACCGGACTCGGAATTGAAGGACGCGATTTTCAAAAACCGCTTTCTCATCCCGCCGGTAGCGACTTTCCCCAACCTGTTCGAGGGGACGCTTTCCATTCCGGTGATCGCCTGGTTTGGCCTGGCGCTCGGACTGATTTCGGGCCTGCTGGGTATTAGTGGGGGAATCCTGCTGCTGCCCATGCTGATTTTTGGATTGGGAATTCCCACACATCGCGCCATCACCTGCAGCCTGGTGATTGTCTGGATTGTGGCCTTTCAATCGACGATTGCCCATGCCTTGCACGGCAATGTCAGTATCGAAATTGTAATCGCTCTCCTGCTGGGGGGGACCATCGGCGCTCGACTGGGCTCGGACCTGAACTCCCGTCTCAAAGGCCTGCAGTTGAGACAGCAGTTTGGCTGGTTATTACTTTCGGTGGCTCTTATGATTGGAATACGGCTGATCTATATGCTGGTCAGCTGA